One Sinorhizobium fredii NGR234 DNA window includes the following coding sequences:
- a CDS encoding DUF5372 family protein, whose amino-acid sequence MASRPWLSFKSRTAVRTDTQARIEFEVTHPFHRWRGQRFVLSTRKQSWGEDRVNDTCRVCAG is encoded by the coding sequence ATGGCCTCTCGACCTTGGCTTTCTTTCAAGTCCAGGACTGCAGTTCGTACTGACACTCAAGCGCGTATAGAATTCGAGGTCACGCACCCGTTCCATCGGTGGCGCGGCCAGCGCTTCGTGTTGTCGACACGCAAGCAGAGCTGGGGCGAGGACCGCGTCAACGATACCTGCAGGGTCTGCGCAGGTTGA
- a CDS encoding helix-turn-helix domain-containing protein — protein MDMRKLVGSNFARLRREKGLTQEEVEARSGFSQQYLSSLERGRRNPTVITLYELAQALGVSHVELVTPTDETPFGTR, from the coding sequence ATGGATATGCGCAAGCTGGTCGGCTCTAATTTCGCCCGCCTGCGTCGGGAGAAGGGCCTGACACAGGAAGAGGTCGAAGCTCGTTCCGGTTTCAGCCAACAATATCTGAGCAGCCTTGAGCGCGGGCGACGCAACCCTACCGTGATTACTCTTTATGAGCTGGCTCAAGCCTTGGGTGTAAGTCACGTCGAGTTGGTTACCCCGACTGATGAGACTCCGTTTGGCACGCGATGA
- a CDS encoding transcriptional repressor TraM → MNDMGSSEVNDENKEKEARYSVMTKSELEALAVSAIREHRRLLWADQAVYEEWLRASDDPSISGPVLQTLQDEYVARQKRSEAQQEELSDILDALGFVPDVPFDDDN, encoded by the coding sequence ATGAACGATATGGGCTCATCCGAGGTGAACGACGAAAACAAGGAGAAAGAAGCGCGCTACAGTGTCATGACCAAGTCAGAGCTTGAGGCACTGGCAGTTTCCGCGATTCGCGAACACCGCCGGCTCCTCTGGGCCGATCAGGCCGTTTACGAGGAGTGGTTGCGCGCAAGCGACGATCCGTCGATTTCCGGTCCGGTCCTCCAGACGCTCCAGGATGAGTACGTTGCACGCCAGAAGAGGTCGGAGGCCCAACAGGAGGAGCTATCGGACATTCTGGACGCGCTTGGCTTTGTGCCCGACGTGCCTTTCGACGATGACAACTAG
- a CDS encoding autoinducer binding domain-containing protein has translation MSVNGNLRSLIDMLEAAQDGHMIKIALRSFAHSCGYDRFAYLQKDGTQVRTFHSYPGPWESIYLGSDYFNIDPVLAEAKRRRDVFFWTADAWPARGSSPLRRFRDEAISHGIRCGVTIPVEGSYGSAMMLTFASPERKVDISGVLDPKKAVQLLMMVHYQLKIIAAKTVLNPKQMLSPREMLCLVWASKGKTASVTANLTGINARTVQHYLDKARAKLDAESVPQLVAIAKDRGLV, from the coding sequence ATGTCCGTGAACGGAAACCTTCGCTCGCTCATCGATATGCTGGAAGCCGCGCAAGATGGGCACATGATCAAGATTGCTCTTAGAAGCTTCGCGCATTCCTGCGGGTATGACAGGTTCGCCTACCTGCAAAAAGACGGCACCCAGGTTAGGACGTTCCATTCCTATCCCGGACCATGGGAAAGCATCTACCTCGGTAGCGACTATTTCAACATCGATCCCGTGCTGGCGGAAGCAAAGCGCCGGCGGGACGTTTTTTTCTGGACCGCCGACGCTTGGCCTGCCCGAGGATCGTCTCCTCTTCGGCGGTTTCGTGACGAGGCAATCAGCCACGGCATTCGCTGCGGCGTCACCATTCCCGTGGAGGGAAGCTACGGATCCGCGATGATGCTGACCTTCGCATCGCCGGAAAGGAAAGTGGACATTTCGGGCGTGCTCGATCCCAAAAAGGCAGTTCAATTGCTGATGATGGTGCACTACCAATTGAAGATCATTGCGGCGAAAACGGTGCTTAATCCCAAGCAAATGCTGTCGCCGCGCGAGATGCTTTGCCTGGTGTGGGCTTCGAAGGGAAAAACTGCGTCCGTAACCGCCAACCTCACTGGAATCAATGCCAGAACCGTGCAGCACTATCTCGATAAAGCACGTGCAAAGCTTGACGCGGAATCAGTGCCGCAACTTGTTGCAATTGCCAAGGATCGCGGCCTGGTCTGA